The Pseudomonas berkeleyensis genome includes a region encoding these proteins:
- a CDS encoding MOSC domain-containing protein: MSPLQELLAEVPQVGRVRWMGVRPKAREAMLEVEAVEARREAGLTGDHSRPGPRNARQVTLIQWEHLAVVAALLGRDMPMQPSELRRNIVIAGINLFSLKGRRFRIGQAILETTGWCQPCARLEERLGPGTFQAMRGHGGITARVIQGGIIRLDDTVQVEPLDT; this comes from the coding sequence ATGAGCCCATTACAGGAATTGCTTGCCGAAGTACCACAGGTCGGCCGTGTTCGCTGGATGGGTGTACGCCCGAAAGCGCGCGAAGCCATGCTCGAAGTAGAAGCAGTGGAAGCGCGCCGCGAGGCTGGGCTGACCGGCGATCACAGTCGCCCCGGCCCACGCAATGCACGCCAGGTCACGTTGATTCAGTGGGAACACCTGGCAGTGGTTGCCGCCCTGCTTGGCCGCGATATGCCGATGCAGCCCAGCGAGCTGAGGCGCAATATCGTGATAGCCGGAATCAACCTGTTCAGCCTCAAGGGCCGACGTTTTCGCATCGGCCAGGCCATTCTGGAAACCACCGGCTGGTGCCAACCCTGCGCCCGCCTCGAGGAGCGCCTCGGCCCTGGCACCTTCCAGGCCATGCGCGGACACGGCGGAATCACCGCGCGGGTAATCCAGGGCGGCATCATTCGTCTGGACGATACCGTGCAGGTAGAGCCATTGGATACCTGA
- a CDS encoding NAD(P)/FAD-dependent oxidoreductase encodes MSHRIVIVGGGAGGLELATRLGRKLGKSGAARVILVDANLTHIWKPLLHEVAAGSLNSSEDELNYVAQAKWNHFEFQLGRMSGLDRASKCITLAPTLDDDGQVLMPERRIAYDSLVIAVGSTTNDFGTLGAAEHCIFLDTREQAERFHRRMLSHYLRAHANESEAGTQIDIAIVGAGATGVELAAELHHAAQQLAAYGLNRIRPEDMRITLIEAGPRVLPALPERIARPVHQTLEKLGVTVLTGAAVSEVTADGLKTADGNFIPASLKVWAAGIRAPGFLKDLDGLESNRINQLQVRPTLQTTLDDDIFAFGDCAACPQPGSDGRNVPPRAQAAHQQASLLAKSLRLKITGQPLPEYRYRDYGSLISLSSFSAVGNLMGNLTGSVMLEGWLARVFYVSLYRMHQMALYGVPRTLLLMLSDRIGRSTEPRLKLH; translated from the coding sequence ATGTCCCATCGCATCGTGATTGTCGGCGGCGGCGCCGGCGGTTTGGAGCTGGCCACCCGTCTGGGTAGAAAACTGGGCAAGAGCGGCGCAGCCCGGGTCATCCTGGTCGACGCCAACCTCACCCACATCTGGAAGCCCCTGCTGCACGAAGTGGCCGCCGGCTCGCTGAACTCCTCGGAAGACGAACTGAACTACGTGGCCCAAGCCAAGTGGAATCATTTCGAATTCCAGCTCGGCCGCATGTCCGGTCTCGACCGCGCCAGCAAGTGCATCACCCTCGCGCCCACCCTGGACGACGACGGCCAGGTACTGATGCCCGAACGCCGTATCGCCTACGACAGCCTAGTGATCGCGGTCGGCAGTACCACCAATGATTTCGGTACGCTGGGCGCTGCCGAGCACTGCATTTTCCTCGATACCCGTGAGCAGGCCGAGCGCTTCCACCGGCGCATGCTCAGCCACTACCTGCGTGCGCACGCCAATGAAAGCGAAGCCGGCACCCAGATCGACATCGCCATCGTCGGGGCAGGCGCCACTGGCGTCGAGCTGGCCGCCGAACTGCATCACGCGGCGCAGCAACTGGCGGCCTATGGCCTGAACCGCATTCGCCCCGAAGACATGCGCATCACCCTGATCGAGGCAGGCCCACGCGTGCTGCCAGCACTGCCCGAGCGCATCGCCCGCCCGGTGCACCAGACCCTGGAGAAGCTCGGCGTCACCGTGTTGACCGGCGCGGCCGTCAGTGAAGTGACCGCCGACGGCCTGAAGACGGCTGACGGCAACTTCATCCCGGCCAGCCTGAAGGTCTGGGCCGCCGGTATCCGCGCCCCCGGTTTTCTCAAGGATCTGGACGGGCTGGAGAGCAACCGCATCAACCAGTTGCAGGTGCGCCCGACCCTGCAGACGACGCTGGACGACGACATCTTCGCCTTCGGCGACTGCGCAGCCTGCCCGCAGCCGGGTAGCGATGGACGTAACGTGCCGCCACGCGCGCAAGCCGCGCATCAGCAGGCATCCCTGCTGGCCAAATCACTGCGCCTGAAGATCACCGGTCAGCCGCTGCCGGAGTACCGTTATCGCGACTATGGCTCGCTGATCTCGCTATCGAGCTTTTCCGCAGTCGGCAACTTGATGGGCAATCTGACCGGCAGCGTAATGCTCGAAGGCTGGTTGGCGCGGGTGTTCTACGTGTCGCTCTACCGCATGCACCAGATGGCGCTATACGGCGTGCCACGCACCCTGCTACTGATGCTCAGCGACCGCATCGGCCGCAGCACCGAGCCGCGTCTCAAGCTGCACTGA
- a CDS encoding DUF1631 domain-containing protein, translating into MSNQGKPPSHPKVVSLASRGIQPRFSDLVQACRKLVMNRLAEHLSGVFGQVDDTLFECAEKAENNKVQTLFFDSMREIRRQRPQIERSYHQTIANNFSDFLDGKLQNQAKAELDPEHLALVQNEDYEETLQVTNMVSRVKARCTQPLFALEQRLALLNNGQKLGEDSNPFGPQAIAQAFRDALAPCPFPLQIKTILYMLFDRHVMQSLDSLYGALNQRLIDAGVLPNLKYSAQVSPSVSRPQPLRAEPQATQASAQNRGQTQGKPGQPVADTPLLDLDLSAPPPSDPGALFSGLSSLLGEHRQSHPDTPLLGGTRSIVSFSPREASRTYSANELLAALNRMQQQSAHELAQRLHKPQAVEGLKANLKQQLEAHSSLPGDSKVSDQEADVIDLVGMLFDFILDDENLPDSCKTALSHLHTPYLKIALLDKALFTQHHHPARRLLNTMAQAGVLYGNEGDERGLLAKMQWVVERVINGFSGDLALFDGLIDEFNEYVETLRHKVELRERRAVEAAKGRDRLLGAREQALEVIQRCVEQRDLPAIIRNFLELTWADVLVFALLRHGDSSTEWRRHCEVAEQLAWSGTPLSEEDKQRLQELRVPLLSDLRKGLELLGGYHEDGIRRLLQDLVACQHAVQAKQPQLAAQLKPTLPESPLGAMLGEDADLARQAPPRTKLSSRAQALAKELANVEFGTWFEFVEGDQSRVLKLSWFSPTTHNYMFVDNSGQRVAIKPLTLLASEMEKGLARIVTPERANPLVDRALTAIYRVLQRFTGRTAEPR; encoded by the coding sequence ATGAGTAACCAGGGCAAGCCCCCCAGCCATCCGAAGGTGGTCAGCCTCGCCAGCCGCGGCATCCAGCCGCGCTTCAGCGACCTGGTGCAGGCATGCCGCAAGCTGGTGATGAACCGCCTGGCGGAACACCTGAGCGGCGTCTTCGGTCAGGTCGACGACACCCTGTTCGAATGCGCCGAAAAGGCCGAGAACAACAAGGTACAGACGCTGTTCTTCGACAGCATGCGCGAGATTCGCCGCCAGCGCCCGCAAATCGAGCGCAGCTACCACCAGACGATCGCCAACAACTTCTCCGATTTCCTCGACGGCAAACTGCAGAACCAGGCCAAGGCCGAACTCGACCCGGAGCATCTGGCCCTGGTACAGAACGAGGATTACGAAGAGACCCTGCAGGTCACCAATATGGTCAGCCGGGTCAAGGCACGGTGTACCCAGCCGCTGTTCGCCTTGGAGCAACGCCTGGCCCTGCTCAATAACGGCCAGAAGCTCGGCGAAGACAGCAATCCCTTTGGCCCACAGGCCATCGCCCAGGCGTTTCGCGACGCGCTGGCGCCCTGCCCTTTTCCCCTGCAGATCAAGACCATCCTTTACATGCTCTTCGATCGCCATGTGATGCAGAGCCTGGATTCACTCTACGGCGCGCTCAACCAGCGCCTGATCGATGCCGGCGTGCTGCCCAACCTCAAGTACAGTGCGCAGGTCAGTCCCAGTGTCAGCCGCCCGCAGCCGCTCAGGGCCGAACCCCAGGCGACTCAGGCGAGCGCTCAGAATCGGGGTCAGACACAGGGCAAACCCGGCCAGCCAGTCGCCGACACTCCGCTTCTCGATCTGGATCTCAGCGCACCGCCGCCGAGCGACCCAGGCGCTCTGTTCAGCGGCCTCTCCAGCCTGCTCGGCGAGCACCGCCAGAGTCATCCGGACACGCCGCTGCTGGGCGGCACCCGCAGTATCGTCAGCTTCTCGCCACGTGAGGCCAGCCGCACCTACAGCGCCAACGAACTGCTCGCGGCGCTCAACCGCATGCAGCAGCAATCGGCACACGAACTGGCTCAACGCCTGCACAAGCCACAGGCTGTGGAAGGCCTCAAGGCCAACCTGAAACAACAGTTGGAAGCGCACAGCAGCCTGCCAGGCGACAGTAAGGTGTCCGATCAGGAGGCCGACGTGATCGACCTGGTCGGCATGCTGTTCGACTTCATCCTCGATGACGAAAACCTGCCGGACAGTTGCAAGACCGCGCTGTCGCACCTGCACACGCCTTATCTGAAAATCGCCCTGCTGGACAAGGCGCTGTTCACCCAGCACCACCACCCTGCTCGCCGCCTGCTCAACACCATGGCCCAGGCCGGCGTGCTGTATGGCAACGAAGGCGACGAGCGCGGCCTACTGGCGAAGATGCAGTGGGTAGTCGAACGCGTGATCAACGGCTTCAGCGGTGATCTGGCGCTGTTCGACGGCCTGATCGACGAATTCAACGAATATGTCGAAACCCTGCGGCACAAGGTGGAGCTGCGCGAGCGCCGCGCCGTGGAAGCCGCCAAGGGCCGGGATCGCCTGCTCGGTGCCCGCGAACAGGCGCTGGAAGTGATTCAGCGCTGCGTGGAGCAGCGTGATCTACCTGCGATCATCCGCAATTTCCTCGAGCTGACCTGGGCCGACGTGCTGGTCTTTGCCCTGCTGCGTCATGGCGACAGCAGCACGGAATGGCGTCGCCATTGCGAAGTCGCCGAGCAACTGGCCTGGAGCGGCACGCCACTGAGCGAAGAGGACAAGCAGCGCTTGCAGGAACTGCGTGTCCCTCTGCTAAGCGACCTGCGCAAGGGCCTGGAGTTGCTCGGTGGCTACCACGAGGACGGTATCCGCCGTCTGTTGCAGGATCTGGTGGCCTGCCAGCACGCAGTGCAGGCCAAGCAGCCACAACTGGCAGCCCAGCTCAAACCGACGCTGCCGGAAAGCCCTCTCGGTGCCATGCTCGGCGAAGATGCCGACCTGGCGCGCCAGGCACCGCCGCGTACCAAACTCTCGAGCCGCGCGCAGGCGCTGGCCAAGGAGCTGGCCAACGTCGAGTTCGGCACCTGGTTCGAATTCGTCGAAGGTGACCAGAGCCGCGTACTCAAGCTCTCCTGGTTCAGCCCCACCACCCACAACTACATGTTCGTCGACAACAGCGGCCAACGCGTGGCAATCAAACCGCTGACCCTACTGGCCAGCGAAATGGAAAAGGGCCTGGCCCGCATCGTCACTCCCGAACGCGCGAATCCGCTGGTCGATCGCGCACTGACCGCCATCTACCGTGTGCTGCAGCGCTTCACTGGGCGCACAGCCGAACCCCGCTGA
- a CDS encoding PilZ domain-containing protein, with the protein MEERRQHSRHGTEMQLEVFDLNSGQRLGRIVDLSTDGFMLFSDTPHTADAVLQCRLVCTSGSDAVQEVRLGADCLWSRPGADGQHCWAGFHIIDLAEDQAAALDSLLAQL; encoded by the coding sequence ATGGAAGAGCGTCGTCAACACAGCCGCCATGGCACCGAGATGCAGCTGGAGGTCTTCGACCTGAACAGCGGACAGCGCCTGGGCCGTATTGTCGACCTTTCCACCGATGGTTTCATGCTGTTCAGCGACACGCCGCATACGGCCGATGCCGTGCTGCAATGCCGACTGGTCTGCACCTCGGGCAGCGATGCGGTTCAGGAAGTGCGTCTGGGCGCCGACTGCCTGTGGAGCCGCCCCGGCGCCGATGGCCAGCACTGCTGGGCTGGCTTTCATATCATCGACCTGGCCGAAGACCAGGCCGCAGCGCTGGACAGCCTGCTGGCGCAGCTCTGA
- a CDS encoding potassium transporter Kup produces MHPSNTSAAKPSALALLVAATGVVYGDIGTSPLYTLKEVFNYGVAPNHEGVLGILSLIIWSLIWVVSVKYVLFILRADNDGEGGVMALTSLAQRAARNHPRLRKVLLLIGLFGAALFFGDSMITPAISVLSAVEGLQIAFDGIENWVVPLALVILVSLFLIQKHGTARLGILFGPVMLLWFSVLALLGIHGISQYPEVLKALNPYWCIHFFIAHPGIGVAILGAVVLALTGAEALYADMGHFGRKPIARAWFFLVLPGLLLNYLGQGALILANPAAAHNPFFLLTPGWALLPMVALSTLATVIASQAVISGAFSLTQQAIQLGYIPRMFIQHTSDTEQGQIYIGTVNWMLMIGVVLLVLGFGSSSALASAYGVAVTGTMLITTLLAAAVMLLLWNLPKWLSVPILGGFLLVDSLFFIANLPKVLAGGAFPLVAGIVLFLLMTTWKRGKEIVFERLGENALPLSVFSDSISRQPPHRVKGTAVFLTARSDTVPHALLHNLLHNQVLHEKVVLLTVVSEDTPRVALSKRVEVQEHGEDFYRVVLHFGFIERPDVPEALSQCHVEGLSFEPMHTTYFLSRETVVSTRRIGMARWREVLFAFMLKNANSSLRFFNLPLNRVIELGTQVEI; encoded by the coding sequence ATGCACCCAAGCAACACCTCTGCCGCCAAACCCTCGGCCCTGGCCTTACTGGTAGCCGCAACCGGGGTGGTCTACGGCGACATCGGCACCAGCCCGCTCTACACCCTGAAAGAAGTTTTTAACTATGGCGTGGCGCCCAACCACGAAGGCGTGCTGGGAATTCTCTCGCTGATCATCTGGTCACTGATCTGGGTGGTATCGGTCAAGTACGTGCTGTTCATTCTGCGCGCGGACAACGACGGCGAAGGCGGCGTCATGGCCCTGACCTCGCTAGCGCAACGCGCCGCACGCAACCATCCACGTCTGCGCAAGGTACTGTTGCTGATCGGCTTATTCGGCGCAGCGCTGTTCTTCGGCGACAGCATGATCACCCCGGCGATCTCGGTGCTGTCCGCCGTCGAGGGCCTGCAAATCGCCTTCGATGGCATTGAAAACTGGGTCGTTCCGCTGGCCCTGGTTATCCTGGTCAGCCTGTTCCTGATTCAGAAACACGGTACGGCACGCCTCGGTATCCTGTTCGGGCCGGTCATGCTGCTGTGGTTCAGCGTGCTCGCGCTGCTGGGCATCCACGGCATCAGCCAGTATCCGGAAGTGCTCAAGGCGCTGAACCCTTACTGGTGCATCCACTTCTTCATCGCTCACCCGGGCATTGGCGTGGCTATTCTCGGCGCAGTGGTTCTGGCCCTAACCGGTGCCGAAGCGCTGTATGCCGACATGGGCCACTTTGGCCGCAAGCCAATCGCCCGCGCCTGGTTCTTTCTGGTACTCCCCGGTTTGCTGCTGAATTACCTGGGTCAGGGCGCCTTGATCCTCGCCAACCCGGCTGCCGCCCACAACCCGTTCTTCCTGCTGACACCGGGCTGGGCGTTGCTGCCGATGGTCGCGCTATCCACCCTGGCCACGGTAATCGCCTCCCAGGCCGTGATCTCCGGAGCGTTCTCGCTAACCCAACAGGCCATCCAGCTGGGTTACATCCCGCGCATGTTCATCCAGCACACGTCGGATACCGAGCAGGGGCAGATCTACATCGGCACGGTGAATTGGATGCTGATGATCGGCGTCGTGCTGCTGGTACTGGGCTTCGGTTCCTCCAGCGCCCTCGCCTCAGCCTACGGCGTGGCCGTGACAGGCACCATGCTGATCACCACCCTGCTGGCGGCAGCTGTAATGCTGCTGTTGTGGAACCTGCCCAAGTGGCTGTCCGTGCCGATTCTGGGCGGTTTCCTGCTGGTCGACAGCCTGTTCTTCATCGCCAATCTGCCCAAGGTTCTGGCGGGTGGCGCCTTTCCGCTGGTCGCCGGCATCGTCCTGTTCCTGCTGATGACCACCTGGAAGCGCGGCAAGGAAATTGTCTTCGAGCGCCTGGGCGAGAATGCCCTGCCGTTGAGCGTATTCAGCGACAGCATCAGCCGCCAGCCACCGCATCGGGTCAAAGGCACGGCAGTATTCCTCACTGCGCGCAGCGATACCGTGCCGCACGCGCTGCTGCATAACCTGCTGCACAACCAGGTACTGCACGAGAAAGTGGTGCTGCTCACCGTGGTCAGCGAAGACACCCCGCGCGTAGCCCTGAGCAAGCGCGTGGAGGTGCAGGAACATGGCGAGGATTTCTACCGGGTAGTGCTGCACTTCGGCTTCATCGAGCGCCCCGACGTGCCGGAAGCCCTGAGCCAGTGCCATGTCGAGGGGCTGAGCTTCGAACCGATGCACACCACTTACTTCCTCAGCCGGGAAACGGTGGTATCGACACGCCGCATCGGCATGGCGCGCTGGCGCGAGGTGTTGTTCGCTTTCATGCTGAAGAACGCCAACAGCAGCCTGCGCTTTTTCAACCTGCCCCTGAACCGGGTGATCGAACTGGGCACCCAGGTGGAAATCTGA
- the yacG gene encoding DNA gyrase inhibitor YacG, whose amino-acid sequence MTTIVQCPTCGAPVEWKVESTYRPFCCERCKLIDLGAWAAEEHAIPGNDLEDELFSGDLPTRPH is encoded by the coding sequence ATGACCACTATCGTCCAATGCCCAACCTGTGGCGCGCCTGTCGAGTGGAAGGTGGAAAGCACCTACCGCCCCTTCTGTTGCGAACGCTGCAAGCTGATCGACCTCGGTGCCTGGGCCGCCGAAGAGCATGCCATTCCCGGGAATGACCTCGAAGACGAGTTGTTCAGCGGTGATCTGCCGACGCGGCCGCATTGA
- a CDS encoding DUF1780 domain-containing protein, translated as MDDSDYLRLLTHQAEQANAFLSNAKKWERERWVCQRLLQALNVRHHTDDFTASGQEPPDVLFRDANFEVFFVLDEGRRLNDEWRAELERRRSAFSLSQLVRREARPKRIPASEMQARLGPTLRKKAHNYRERGIDVRELDLIAFVSLKRAVLDCNSHFPPPTEYLRQGWRSLSLVGPRFARVLFAHPDAPDFLRHNLGRSLLFDVGIGL; from the coding sequence ATGGACGATTCCGATTATCTGCGTCTACTCACGCATCAAGCCGAACAGGCCAACGCCTTTCTCTCCAACGCGAAGAAATGGGAGCGCGAGCGCTGGGTCTGTCAGCGCCTGCTGCAGGCATTGAACGTGCGCCATCACACCGACGATTTCACCGCCAGTGGGCAGGAGCCGCCAGACGTGCTGTTTCGCGATGCCAACTTCGAGGTGTTCTTCGTGCTCGATGAGGGGCGTCGCCTAAACGACGAGTGGCGCGCCGAGCTGGAGCGTCGCCGCAGCGCCTTTTCCCTAAGCCAGTTGGTCAGGCGCGAAGCCCGTCCCAAGCGCATCCCTGCCAGCGAGATGCAGGCACGCCTTGGGCCGACCCTGCGCAAGAAGGCCCATAACTATCGCGAGCGCGGCATCGACGTGAGGGAACTCGATCTGATCGCGTTCGTCAGCCTCAAGCGCGCCGTGCTGGACTGCAACAGCCATTTCCCACCGCCCACCGAGTACCTACGTCAGGGCTGGCGTTCGTTGTCACTGGTCGGGCCACGCTTCGCCCGCGTGCTGTTCGCCCACCCGGATGCACCGGACTTCCTGCGCCATAACCTGGGTCGCAGCTTGCTGTTCGACGTTGGTATCGGCCTATGA
- the coaE gene encoding dephospho-CoA kinase (Dephospho-CoA kinase (CoaE) performs the final step in coenzyme A biosynthesis.) produces the protein MKPWILGLTGGIGSGKSAVAQGFIERGVHVVDADHAARWVVEPGRPALAKIVEHFGDGVLQADGQLDRTALRKLIFADPEQRRWLESLLHPLIGQEIAQVLARAESPYAILVSPLLVESGQHRMTQRVLVVDTPAELQVQRTISRDQSSEEQVRAIMQAQASREERLRHAHDVLVNDRDLAWLDAEVERLHNFYLTLRGGQS, from the coding sequence ATGAAACCCTGGATACTCGGCCTAACTGGCGGCATTGGCAGCGGCAAGAGCGCGGTGGCGCAAGGCTTTATCGAGCGCGGTGTGCATGTCGTGGATGCCGATCACGCCGCCCGCTGGGTCGTCGAACCTGGACGACCGGCACTGGCCAAGATCGTCGAACACTTCGGCGATGGCGTACTGCAGGCGGATGGTCAACTCGACCGCACTGCACTGCGCAAGCTGATCTTTGCCGACCCCGAGCAGCGCCGCTGGCTGGAGAGTCTGCTGCATCCGTTGATCGGCCAGGAGATCGCTCAGGTTCTGGCTCGCGCCGAGTCGCCCTACGCCATTCTCGTTTCGCCCTTGCTGGTCGAGTCCGGCCAGCACCGCATGACGCAACGCGTGCTGGTCGTGGATACACCTGCCGAACTGCAGGTACAGCGCACCATCAGTCGCGACCAGAGTTCCGAAGAGCAGGTGCGCGCCATCATGCAGGCTCAGGCCAGCCGCGAAGAACGCTTGCGTCATGCGCACGATGTGTTGGTCAACGACCGCGATCTGGCCTGGCTGGATGCGGAGGTCGAACGCCTGCACAACTTCTATCTAACTCTGCGCGGAGGCCAGTCATGA
- a CDS encoding energy-coupling factor ABC transporter permease: MIASNLLAFGTLLAGWLIYGLALLWAVMRAPWLELFSDLRRQHLLFGTMLALFLLWLVRRDFDSGLSYHFIGMTAVTLLLDWPLAVLAGLAAQLGLLAIGRLDLAALGVNGVLLVLIPVLVTEVCALRVERAQPRNLFVYIFCCGFFPAALATLLTLLGGLGLLWLDGLFPMPPWLDDFAGYLWLVMFPEAFINGMVVTALVVFYPDWLETFNRSRYLQAPWKEGDRDE, from the coding sequence ATGATCGCTTCCAACCTGCTGGCATTCGGCACCTTGCTCGCTGGCTGGCTGATCTACGGACTGGCGTTGCTATGGGCGGTGATGCGAGCGCCGTGGTTGGAGCTGTTCAGTGATCTGCGCCGCCAGCACCTGTTGTTCGGCACAATGCTGGCGTTGTTTCTGCTCTGGTTGGTGCGCCGCGATTTCGACTCGGGGCTGTCCTATCACTTTATTGGCATGACGGCAGTCACCCTGCTGCTGGACTGGCCGCTGGCGGTGCTGGCAGGGCTTGCAGCGCAGCTCGGTCTACTGGCCATCGGCCGCCTGGATCTGGCTGCGCTCGGGGTCAACGGCGTGCTGCTGGTGCTGATCCCGGTACTGGTGACCGAAGTGTGTGCGCTCCGCGTAGAGCGCGCGCAGCCACGCAATCTGTTCGTCTACATCTTCTGTTGTGGTTTCTTCCCGGCCGCACTGGCGACCCTGCTGACCTTGCTGGGTGGCCTTGGGCTGCTCTGGCTGGATGGGCTATTCCCCATGCCGCCCTGGTTGGACGACTTCGCCGGTTATCTCTGGCTGGTGATGTTCCCCGAGGCCTTCATCAACGGCATGGTGGTGACTGCCCTGGTGGTGTTCTACCCGGACTGGCTGGAGACCTTCAACCGCAGCCGTTACCTGCAGGCCCCCTGGAAAGAGGGTGACCGCGACGAGTGA
- a CDS encoding DUF3094 family protein encodes MTSRLSPEDQQKVDQYLSAPQHQVERQPFRVWRLLVVVLVVVVGLGLLSRFLSRLVL; translated from the coding sequence ATGACCAGCCGCCTGAGCCCCGAAGACCAGCAGAAAGTCGACCAGTACCTGAGTGCGCCGCAACATCAGGTCGAGCGCCAGCCCTTTCGCGTTTGGCGCCTGCTGGTGGTCGTCCTGGTCGTGGTCGTCGGCCTTGGCCTGCTGAGCCGCTTTCTGAGTCGACTGGTGCTATGA